From the genome of Marinicella rhabdoformis:
CTGCGGCCATGTCTTGCCAAGGCACCAAGTAAGCCACTTTGGCTTTGGTAGCATCCATTAAAGCGGGTAGTTGTTCAGGTGATTTAAAATCCATCAATACAGATTCATTCACACTGCCACATTGCACCGCATCTATGTTATGCATCAAAGGCAATGACCAAGCAGTTAAATCATAAATTTCATCACGCAAGTTCTGACTTCTTCTGTCTTCTTGCTTTTTGATAAAAGCTTTGTCCATATCAACTTGTTGACGCATCAATACTTCGAGCAAGCGACCTTTCGGTTGGGCCCTGTCAACCACGAAACTACCACTGTCAATTGTCTGACCGCAGGCTTTGAATGCCGTTATACTTTCCATCACTTCTAAACCATGAGCTGACAGTAACTTCGCCAAATGGAATGTACCTGCACGATCTGACTGTTTGGGAATGATGTGGTACCTTGACTTGCTTTTTTTACCTGATTCAACTGCACTGATTTGGAACTGATAAAAATCTTTGAGTAATTTTTCTCGGTTTTTGGCGGTTGCTTCAATGGTTGAAACCGAAGCGACAAAATGCTTTTGAACCGAGTCTGCGTAAGTGTATAAGGAACCATCCTTTCTTTTGATGACCTCTCCTCGTGAAGATGCCACCTCATAGGTCGACGCAGATGCACCATAAAAAGTCGGCCAACTGTCCCCATAACCTGGATAAAAGGCATCGAACACTTCACGGGTAAAATAGTCATAACCCATGGCATCAAAATGCTTGGCATGGTTTTTGCCAATGGTTGTGATGTTATCCAGTTGAGCTTGCGTCATCAGCGGATTGATTGGTTCAGCTGGTGGCGCAAAATAATAAGAGCTGTCGCTGCCCATTTCATGTAAATCTATTACCACCAAAGGTAAAAAACGATTCATGATCGCAATGCGTCCTTGAGTCTCGGGCTGTGTCATCGCCAACCAATCACGGTTCATGTCAAACAAATAATGGTTGCTGCGTCCTTGTGGCCATGGTTCATTATGCTCAGCACTGTAGCGGTCAGTGCTGTGCTCTAATCCCACCGAAGCATAGTATCGACTGGTAAATCGCTCCCGTCCATCTGGGTTTTGTAAAGGATCAATAAACACCAAAGTATTGGCCATGATTTGCTGCGTCATCGGATGATCTGGTGACGCCAACAAATGATAAGCGGTCATCATTGCTGCATCTGTACTGCTGATTTCATTGCCATGCACACCATAACCAAGCCACACGGCTGCTGGCATAGACTTCATCAAGGATGCTGCTGATTTGTTCGTTTGTCTAGGATCTGCTAACAATTGAATGTCACGTTCAAAGTCAGTCAATTTGGCTAAATTTTCTTCAGAACCCAACACGAGGTAAATCAACTCGCGCCCTTCCCAAGTTTTACCGTAACTGAATTTTTTGATGCGATCGGGTGCTGCGTGTTCTAAAGCATCAAAGTAAGCCAGCATGTCGCGGTGGTTGGTAATCCTTTCACCTGCTGCATATGACAGCACAGCTTCAATGGTTGGTATATCGGGGTCATAATTGACGTTGGGCCAGAACATCTTTGTGGCTTCCGCCGACTGAAATCCGGCTGTGCAGAAAAACATCAGTGCATAAAAACATTTTACTGTGGGCATGGTCATATCCTTTTATTATTTGAACAGCTGTTTTAACAACTATGCTTTCTGAATTCAAGCACCATAATCAGTACGATTAATTAAAGGCTACACACCCCGTCAAAATCAGCATAGAATATTTCATCTGTAAAGCCTTGCGGTGAGATGTCTTTGTTAGGTATTTGTTGATACCATGATAATATATCATCAGGTATCACCCCACCTGTCATGTCATTGCCACTGAGATAAAATTGATTCATTAAACTCATGTCTCCAAAACCCAATGGCACCATACCTGTCAGGCGGTTGTTATTTAAATAAAAGCCCTGCAATAAAGTCATTTGCCCCCAAGAATCTGGGATGGGGCCGAAAAAGTCATTGTGGTTTAAAGTGATGAAATTAAACTCACTCAACTCACCCATAGATTCAGGTAAACGCCCCGACAGCTGATTGTGAGACAAGTCAATTTGCTTCAATGCCGCCATCTGCCCCATACAACCTGGCATTTTACCCGTCAATTCATTGTTGTTTAGGAACAAGTGCTCTAATTTTTCTAATGAAGTTATGCCAGTAGGGATGCGCCCATAAAACCCTACATTCATGGCTGAAAAATACTCAAGAGACTGTAACAACCCAATAGACTCTGGAATCGCCTCAATAAACTTATTGTTATCAACCCATAAGTCAGTCAAAGCGCCCATACCTGTGACTGTATTCATGATGGTTCCAGTCAATTGGTTATTTTGTAACTGTAAGACTTCCAGTTTAGATAAGTTAGCCAAGCTGTTAGGCACCTGTCCATCTAAATGATTGTCACCCAAGACTAAAATTTCTAACTCACTCAAATTGCCAAACTCTGGTGGGATATAACTGTACAAATCATTATCACTTAGGTTCAAAATAATTAATTGAGAAAGTTCACCCAAGTTATTAGGAATGATGCCATTGAGGTTATTTGAAGACAGATTCAAAAACCATACATTAGCTGGTGGTATGCCAACTGCTGTAACACCATACCAAGAATCCACATTTGCTGTACCCCAGTTGCTGTTATCAAACCAGTTGTCCCCATCAGTGATGTTATACAAATTAACCAAGGACCAGCATTCACCAAATTCAACAGACATGTTGGCTTGACTACACACTGCACTTGCATCAAGGCTTGCCTGTACGACATTGACACTAAACACCAAAAATAAAAGAGAACGCTTAAGACAATTCATATACAACTCAATTTATCATGCTATTGATTATCCCTTATCTCTAACTTGGGGTTCAAGAAAAGTCCAGTTTTTCAACAAGCTTTAAAAGCAAGTCATTGAAAGTTTTGTAAAGCACACTTGACATGACTTCCAAACATAAAGTATGGTTTGCTTTACATTATGTATAATAAGCCAGACAAAGAGAACCCTATGAACACAAGTAAAAATCCAATTGAGCCAAAAAAATTTCGCTTCAACAATAAATTTAAATTTTATGCCATTTCATCCATGATGTTGGTTCAACTTATTGTCTTCATGGGGAAAGCCTCTGGCTTGAATGTTTATTTAAAAATATTGATTGCATTGGTGCCTGCAATACCATTTGTACTGGCGTTATACAGCTTGGCTTCAATGATAAAAAATGATGATGAACTCTCTACAAAAATCATAACAGATGCATTGAGCCTTACCTTTTGTATCACGATTACATGGGCATTAATTGCGGGTCTATTACAATTTATGAACGTATTACCCACTTACAATTTTATTGTTGTTTTTGCTCTCATAGTCGGCACCTTCAGTATCAGTTTCCTCATCATTTCACAGAAGTATAAATAACCAACACAATTACCAGGAAAGTTTATGAACAAACAACACATTGATCCAATGAAAGCTAAAGTAAGAAAAAAATTCACCATGTATATGATGCTTTTCGCAATGATGCTTCAGTTCACCTACCACGTGGGAAACACATTAGGAACCAACCCCTATTTAAAGGTGTTATTTGCCTTACTTCCAGTTGTGCCATTTATTTTTGCATTAATCAGTTTTGCAGCAATGATCAAGCAAGACGATGAAATGTTTAAAAAAATCACTTCTGATGCCTTTATTTTAACAGGTTGCATCACATTGGTTTGGACCATGGCTGTCGGTTTATTCCAAAGACTCAATTTACTGCCACACTTTTCTGTGTATACCGTATTTTTTATTATGGTATTTACATTTGCATTCTGCTATACCTGGATTTATAAGAAGTACCGCTGAATATGAAAAACAAACTAAAAGTGTTGCGAGCCGAAAGAGGTTGGTCTCAAGAGACCTTAGCCCATCATTTGGGTGTGACGCGGCAAACCATCAATGCCATAGAACGCGGAAAATATGACCCCAGTTTGCCGCTGGCATTCAAATTAGCCAAGCTGTTCGAAACATCAATAGAAGGTATCTTTGAATTCCAAGAAGGATGATTTAATGAAGACAATTTATTTTTTGTATTGAAGGACTCTCAGGAAAGAATCATCACTGCAACAAAAATAAAATTCAAAAAAAACCCTGCTATATGGCAGGGTTTTCCAGTCAAGAATATGACTTTATGTGATGTCAATAAAATATCATTGATCAAAACCATGTTTGAAAATCACATCTGATGGTTCAGGTGTTCCTGGGTAACAAATTTCTAAACCCCATGTATCTAATGAACCACCATCGGCATCAATAGAATCATCTACAGTCAGCGTCCAAGTACCGTTCATTTCTTCACCAATCAAGGCACTCAATGCAGTAGCTGGTTGATAAGTACCACCATCGGCAGGAGGGCAAGGTAGCTGCGCTGAAGCTGCTTGATCATCAAAATTCAAATCAAAGTTATCTTCACTGTTACACACGTTCGTCATTAAAGAAACAGCTGTGGTTGAAGGACTTTCAACGCTGATGACCAAATCTGCAATCCATGTATGAGTGCCGCTTAAATCAACCACATTCACGTCGCTAATGATGCCACTGTCAGCAACATTTAATACAGATGTCACTGCACCTGGTGCTGGTGATAAATCTATTGCTTTGGGAACATCGGAACTTGTGTAAATGCTACACACTTCTGTTCCTGTAGTGAATGAAGAAACTGATGCCACTTCAGTGCCACATAAGTTAGTCGCTGTGACACGCCAATAGTATGTGGTACTTGAATCCAGAGCTGTCGATACAGTATAGCTTTCGGCGGTTAAACCAGTCGCTGAATCAACCACATTTGTGAAACCAGCATCTGTAGCAATCTCTATAGCGTAAGTTGCAACTTGCGCAGACGCACTCCATGTAAATGTAGGCATTGAAATTACATCAACTGCTGCATCACTAGGCATCGTCAAGCTCATGGCGCCAGGTGCTGCATCAACTGTAACCAAAGTCACATCAGAACTTTGGGTGTTGTTGGCATCGTTAGCATCAGTAGCAGTCAACGTCATCGTTGCTGTACCTGAGGCCAAACCTGCCAAACCAGAAACAGTAAAGTCTGTTGTATCTGTTGGAGAAACCACTGGGTTCAAAGAATAAGCACCTGAGGCACCTGCAGGAACTCCTGTAGATGTCATGTTAGATGTGCCATTAAAATCATCACTCAAGGTAACAGTAAACACCGCGTCAGAAGGATTGTCCATAGTACACACTTCTATTGTAGAAGGTGCAACACTCAACCCAATTGGACAAGTTGAACCAAATCGTTGATTTCCTAATGCCAGCGCATCAGCCAGCTGAACCAAACCAAATCCTGTTCGAGTATCCCAACCAGCACCGTAATTGGCACCTGTTAAGTCTTTTGCACTGTCTCTCAATAGTTGACGTAAATCTTTATTGGTGATTCCAGATGGACCGCCACAAGCTGCCCATGCCCAAGCAATTCCAGCTGCTACACCGGGTGTTGCCATAGAAGTGCCTGAAATAGAGTTGTAACCACCTGTACAACCATTACAACTTGAAACACCGTCATCAACCAAAACCTGTGTTGGCAAACCCAGGCCATTGGCTTTTAGGAACTGTCCTTCTGTTTGTGTAATGGCCACACCAGGAAGGGCTGCACCAGAAGTACAGTTACCTCCACAAGTGGCATTCAAAGTCCCTGCTTCATTATTGAACAGAACAACACCCACACCACCTGTGTCAGCGACATTGTTCATTTTATCAGCAAAGGTGATGTCACCACGTTCACACAAAACAACTTTACCATCCCAGGCTTGATTGATGTCGCCAGCGTCGCATAAACCACCATCTACCAAATCTTCAGTCACATCACCCGCTGCCGTTTCAGCAATTTGAGTTGCAGTGTAATCAACACCATCATTCGAAACCAGAATCACAGGCACGTTTGAATGTGGTGGACCGGGCCATGTACTCAATACATTGGCTCCACCACCTGATAATTCAACCACATCCCACTCCACATCAGCTGGTGGGGTATTGGGGTCATATGATGTATCAGGAAATTGTGAGAAAGAAGCCCAAGCTTCACTTTGCTCTAATGCAGCCACAGAAATTACTGAATCATAACTTGCAGGAAAACTCGCCACATTATTTCCATCATTACCAGCGGCTGCAATATTAACTATATTGAAGTTGTCATATAAATCTTGAAAAATGGCTTCTTCTGTTGCACTGTTTCCACCACCCAAGCTCATGCTGATGGCATTGGCACCTGCGTCTTTACAAGCAGTGGCAGCAGCACCTAGATTAGACTCTCCTTGAGACCAAACACCCGCATTATTAAATATTTTGATGATATGCAAATCCGCACCACCCGGCATAACACCCACAACACCGATGTCATTATTCATGGCATTGGCCGTACCTGCCACATGGGTACCGTGACCATTACCGTCTTCAGTATAGGCTTCTCCAGCTATTTGAGACATACCTGTGTGATTAATGCCTTGAAAATCATCATGAGCGGCATAAAAGCCTGTATCAATGATACAAAACTTCACACCAGCACCTGTAGGTGCACCATCATCAACGATGCCATCACGATCTGTATCCCAAACGTCTCTGGCTTGAAATTGATCAATGTTCCATGGTGTCACTTGTGCCATTGGTCTGTGCACTGGGACTGGTTCCATAAATTCAACACCATCCATATTGCTCAACAAGCTTTCTTGTCCTTTCGGGAAAGAAACCGCCAAAGTATCATATCGGTCTAACTCATGATTAACTCTGAAATTACTTGAACGAAGTGATGCGGTCAAATTCGATTTTTTACCCTTAGCATAGCGAACATAATATGCCACCATTTCCTGCTCAGCTTTAAATGAATTGTCTACAGTTTTTTGCAACTGTTCTTGTTGTTGGGTTTCGATGCCGCTGTAGGCTATTTGTGATCCGGCCAAAGCCAAAACAATGCTGCTTGTCAGCATGATTTTATTAGGTTTCAATTGGTTCTCCTCTCTTGGTTTTTTTGTATTTAAAAATTCGACATTAACGAATGTATGTGATGCCAGAATGTGCCGTCACTTTTTTTGTTTATTCATTGTGCCTCATTTTGCCGCCAGAGATGGTATCACCATAGAATAGAAAAATCTAAAAAAAAGTAACAATAAGAAGCCTCATATTGATTTTTTTTAACTCCTTTACACCCAAACAGGGTGATTTCCGGTGAATGAACGCCCAATATTAACTTAATAGCCACCTTCCAAACAAAACCCCTATCTTCACCAACACATCAAATTCACTCATAATATTTAACTTATTTGAACCAAAAACCTACAAACCCAGTAAAAATGGCTTATTTTAATATGTGATAACAATAAAAATGGCTTAGATTAATCCCACGATTCCAACACTTGTTTAAAATGACTCAAAAAGTCATTGGTTTGGTGGGCGTCTAAGCTGCGGTGATCAATGGTCAAACTGATGTAACACATCGGTTTGATGACCATGGCATCTTGGCCATTGACGTCTTGAACTACCACACGTTTTTCCATCTTACCCACACCAAGGATGGCTGATTGTGGCTGGTTAATAATGATGGGTGTAGCAACCAATGAACCTGACACACCATGATTAGAAATGGTGAATGTGCCACCTTGGACGTCTTTTTGTGTCAATTGGTTATTCCGCGCCTTTGTAGTCATTTCAGTCAATGCATGTGCAATTTGCAACAAATTCATGTTTTGACACTGCTGAATCACCGGTACAATTAAACCACCATCACCCAATGCCGTTCCAATACCCAGATTCACATGTTTAAAAACCTCTAAGGCTTCTTCGTGAAATTGACTGTTGACCTTAGGCTGGTGCTTGATGGCCATAACTGATGCTGCGACAAAATAAGCCGTGAAAGTAAGTTTGGCACCTTGTGCCTCAAAAGCCGCTTTATTGGCCTTTCTGTGATTGATAATGGCGCTCATGTCCAAGTCAAAAACTGACGTCACATGTGGTGCGGTTTGCACACTGTGTTGCATGTGTTCGGCAATCTTTTTGCGCATGGTGGTGTGCGGAATCATTTCACTGCCAGCTGCAATGGGCGTCACTTCATTAAAGCTTGTCTTTGGCATACCAGCGTCTGATTGGCCATAAACAGGTTTGAAATCCCTATCTGCATTCTTATCTAAGAAGTTTTTGATGTCGCGGGTGGTGATGCGGCTGTTTTTGCCAGAGCCTGAAATTTGTGACAAGTTGAGGTCATGTTGTTGAGATAAACGCCGAACTGCTGGGCTCACAAAGGTAGAAGGAGGATAAGACGGCCCAGCAGTCGGGTCTAAACGAGGTAAATCATTTGCAGAATTTGGAGTTATGCCCTGTGTATTTACTTGTTTTTTGCTATCTTCTTTGTCATCTTCTTGTTCGTTCAGGGCTTTGGACACTGCTTCTTCCGAAATGGTTCCCAATATTTTTTTTTCAGTGACTTCTTCTCCCTGTTGCATTAAGATTTCATGCAAAATACCCGACGAAGGTGCAATGACTTCCATCATCACTTTGTCTGTTTCTAACTCAATGATGGGCTCGTCTTTGACCACTGAATCGCCTTCATTTTTTAACCACTGTGCGACTGTGGCCTTTGTGCCTTCTGTTTGATCGGCAGTCAACCTAATTTCAACCAATGCTTTCATGTCTTTGCTCATATTATTACTCATACCTTGTCCAACTCCATGATGCGCTCAGCAATGCTGTTTGGGTTGGGTAAAGCATGTTCCATCAATCGTGGATCATGTGGGTTTCCAATATCAGCTGTTGCCAATCGCTCAATCGGCGCGTCCAGATAAAAGAACGCCTCTTTGGCCAAAACAGCAGCAATCTCGGCACCAAAACCTGCTGAAACGTTATCCTCATGAACAATCAAACAGCGGCCTGTTCGCTTCACCGACTCCAAAACCATTTCCTTATCCCATGGGCGCAAAGTACGCAAATCAATCAAATCGGCTTGAACGCCCGTTTGTTCAATAGCCGTTTGGCACATGTGCACCATACCGCCCCAAGAGACAACTGTAAGACGATCGCCTGACAAAATCTTTTTTCCTTTGCCAAATGGCACAACGTATTGATCCCCCGGGTATGGACGTCTGGCCCACATGTGGTCGAGCATTTTTCTGTGCTCAAAGAAAATCGTTGGGTTGTTGTCGCGCAAAGCATAACGCATCAAGCCAACGGCATCTTCTGCATTAGAAGGCATTGCCACCTGCCAACCGATGGCATGAACCCACTTCACTTCGGCACATTGCGAATGCCATGGATCGCCGCAACCGAAATAACCACCAGCCATGCGCACCACCATCGGTGCAGCAAAACGGTTGTTGGTGCGCCATCGCATCGAACCTGTTTCATTCAATTGCTCTTCCGCTGGATCGGCATATTTTCTGAATTGAATTTCCGGCACAGGCAACAAGCCCGCCAAAGACATGCCCAATGAGCGACCAATGATGCCTTCTTCAGACAATGAGGTATCAAACACCTTGTCCTCTCCGTGTTTTTCTTGCAAGCCCAAAGTTACGGCATGAACACCACCTTTGGCGCCCACATCTTCACCGAAGACCATCATTTTGTCGTTATGAGTCAACTCGAAATCCAGCGTCTTGCGAATCGCCGTTACCATATTGATGCGACCTGGTTCTGCAATCACTTCTTCCGAACTGGGTGGAAATTGTGGCTTGTTTAAATGTATGCCGCCTTGAAGTTGCAATATCGGATTGCCGTCGCTGTCCTTTTCTTCAAAAGCATGACTGTGCACATCTTCAGGGTCAGCATAACCCTGAGCATCTACTTTGTCTGCCGTTTGTTGACAGAAAGCTATCGCCTCATTTGTCATGTTTTGCCATTCAGTATCTGTCAGAACATTTTGATTGATCAAGTATTTTTTTAGCTTGGGTAGCGGGTCATGTTGTTTTTCAAAAGCAATTCGATCAGCTGATTTATAGCTTTGTGTGTCTTGGGCCGAGTGACCATTCAAACGTGGTACAGTTAAACGCAACAAGGCTGGTTTACGTTCAGTTCTGATGTACTCATTGGCCTCAGCAATCAAAGCCGCCGCTTCTTCTGGATTGGTGCCGTCACCAGATAACAATTTGATGCCTTTGAATGATGCCAAGTTTTTAACGATGTTGCCACCGGGCGTTTGGAAGCTCGAAGGTACCGATATACCGTAGCCATTGTCTTCAATATAAAACATCATCGGTAAGGATAATGTCGTCGCCATGGTTAATGATGACCAAAAACCATTGGTCGCTACAGAAGCATCACCGCCCAAAACCAAACCCATGGCGCCGTCCCACGCTTTATCTTTCAAGTGGTTGCGGTGAAACTCTATCGATTGTGCCCAGCCAGCCACAGGGGTGTATTGTGCGCCAACACCACCAGACATGGGAAGCACACAAGCCCCATCATGGTTCGGCTCATTGAATACCACGCCAATGTCACGGCCATTAGAGAAACCACCTTTGCGCATCATGGTAGATTGCAAGAACTGCTCAACAGGAATCCCCATTGACAACAACAAAGGACGTGAACGGTAATAACCAGAAACCGCATCTTTCTTGGCTGTCATGATTTGACCCAATAAAATTTGAGCCAGGTCATGTCCCCGTGCAGAAAACTGATACAACACTTTTTTCTGTTTCACCAAATCAAACTCTTCCAGGTCATCTAATGCCCTTGACGTTAACATGTCTTTGGCAACTCGACGCCAATCAAACAATTCACTGTTGCTCACTTCATGTTTACTCGTGTTTTGACTTTGAGCCTTTGGGTCATTTGTTTTGGTTTCTGTTTGCACGGTTTTTCCCTCATAAAAACAAGCGACCATTATGACGAAAAGTTTTTAGAATGTGCTTGCTATATATGCCGTACACATGACTTTACAGCAATATTATTGCATTATTTTAAATTAAGCGGATATAATATTGCTCACCATGGACAAATACGACAAACTAATCATCAATCAGTTACAGATTGACGGACGAATATCTAACAAAGACTTGGCTGAAAAAGTGGCGCTGTCTCCAGCCCCTTGTTGGCGCCGTGTTGACGCTTTACAAAAAGATGGCATGATCAAGGGGTACAGTGTGGTCTTAGATCAAGAAAAGCTGGGGCTCAACATCACAGCTTTCGCCTTCATTACATTAGATAACCACCACCCTGAAACCGTGAAAGTTTTTGACCAAGCCATCAAACAATGGCCTGAAATTCTGGAGTGCCACGCCACCAGTGGCGAACATGATTACCTGTTAAAAATAGTCAGCAAGGACATGCAATCCTACAACCAACTGATATACGACAACATCCTTGCCTTGCCTCATATTCGATCCATCAATACCAGCTTTTCCATGCGCCAGAAAAAACGCACAGCACATTTGCCACTTGATAACATTGCAGAATAGTTTGAAAGACTCTTTCTACTTAATAAAGTCTTAACTACCTGTTCCTGTACCCAGTGAATCCACTTTTTAAATAGGCCCCACTTCAGGTGTCACCAATCGACCATTTTTCTTTTTCCACTTGAATGGCACACTTTGCAATTTCATGCCTTTATTGGCCTGAATCACAAAATGCAAATGTGGGCCTGATGAAAACCCTGTCGATCCTGAG
Proteins encoded in this window:
- a CDS encoding M14 metallopeptidase family protein; translation: MPTVKCFYALMFFCTAGFQSAEATKMFWPNVNYDPDIPTIEAVLSYAAGERITNHRDMLAYFDALEHAAPDRIKKFSYGKTWEGRELIYLVLGSEENLAKLTDFERDIQLLADPRQTNKSAASLMKSMPAAVWLGYGVHGNEISSTDAAMMTAYHLLASPDHPMTQQIMANTLVFIDPLQNPDGRERFTSRYYASVGLEHSTDRYSAEHNEPWPQGRSNHYLFDMNRDWLAMTQPETQGRIAIMNRFLPLVVIDLHEMGSDSSYYFAPPAEPINPLMTQAQLDNITTIGKNHAKHFDAMGYDYFTREVFDAFYPGYGDSWPTFYGASASTYEVASSRGEVIKRKDGSLYTYADSVQKHFVASVSTIEATAKNREKLLKDFYQFQISAVESGKKSKSRYHIIPKQSDRAGTFHLAKLLSAHGLEVMESITAFKACGQTIDSGSFVVDRAQPKGRLLEVLMRQQVDMDKAFIKKQEDRRSQNLRDEIYDLTAWSLPLMHNIDAVQCGSVNESVLMDFKSPEQLPALMDATKAKVAYLVPWQDMAAGRFLTEALRQGIQLKSSDLPFTMASGASYPAGTLIIEVKNNSTALAGQVRHIADNTGAKVDAVDSSWVSEGPNFGSGNVVAMKAPKIAMAWDEPTSSLSAGNSRFVIERQIGYPVTAIRSEQLGYMNLSDYDVLILPSGFYGNAFGEGEINHLTDWVSDGGVLVTFGAATAFAASEKVGWLSVKSEHAFKENDDKVAKETGDSVAGSLIDTHEEWNERIQSEQSRPDSVAGVLVNVSVDQKHWLTAGIKPDVVAMVTGSRIYSPITLDKGKNVASFKSSDELLASGYLWEENRKQLAFKPFLIHQPKGRGMVIAFTQEPTMRAFLDGLQLLLTNTLFRSVAHSGKGR
- a CDS encoding helix-turn-helix transcriptional regulator, producing MKNKLKVLRAERGWSQETLAHHLGVTRQTINAIERGKYDPSLPLAFKLAKLFETSIEGIFEFQEG
- a CDS encoding S8 family serine peptidase, producing the protein MKPNKIMLTSSIVLALAGSQIAYSGIETQQQEQLQKTVDNSFKAEQEMVAYYVRYAKGKKSNLTASLRSSNFRVNHELDRYDTLAVSFPKGQESLLSNMDGVEFMEPVPVHRPMAQVTPWNIDQFQARDVWDTDRDGIVDDGAPTGAGVKFCIIDTGFYAAHDDFQGINHTGMSQIAGEAYTEDGNGHGTHVAGTANAMNNDIGVVGVMPGGADLHIIKIFNNAGVWSQGESNLGAAATACKDAGANAISMSLGGGNSATEEAIFQDLYDNFNIVNIAAAGNDGNNVASFPASYDSVISVAALEQSEAWASFSQFPDTSYDPNTPPADVEWDVVELSGGGANVLSTWPGPPHSNVPVILVSNDGVDYTATQIAETAAGDVTEDLVDGGLCDAGDINQAWDGKVVLCERGDITFADKMNNVADTGGVGVVLFNNEAGTLNATCGGNCTSGAALPGVAITQTEGQFLKANGLGLPTQVLVDDGVSSCNGCTGGYNSISGTSMATPGVAAGIAWAWAACGGPSGITNKDLRQLLRDSAKDLTGANYGAGWDTRTGFGLVQLADALALGNQRFGSTCPIGLSVAPSTIEVCTMDNPSDAVFTVTLSDDFNGTSNMTSTGVPAGASGAYSLNPVVSPTDTTDFTVSGLAGLASGTATMTLTATDANDANNTQSSDVTLVTVDAAPGAMSLTMPSDAAVDVISMPTFTWSASAQVATYAIEIATDAGFTNVVDSATGLTAESYTVSTALDSSTTYYWRVTATNLCGTEVASVSSFTTGTEVCSIYTSSDVPKAIDLSPAPGAVTSVLNVADSGIISDVNVVDLSGTHTWIADLVISVESPSTTAVSLMTNVCNSEDNFDLNFDDQAASAQLPCPPADGGTYQPATALSALIGEEMNGTWTLTVDDSIDADGGSLDTWGLEICYPGTPEPSDVIFKHGFDQ
- a CDS encoding dihydrolipoamide acetyltransferase family protein, with product MSNNMSKDMKALVEIRLTADQTEGTKATVAQWLKNEGDSVVKDEPIIELETDKVMMEVIAPSSGILHEILMQQGEEVTEKKILGTISEEAVSKALNEQEDDKEDSKKQVNTQGITPNSANDLPRLDPTAGPSYPPSTFVSPAVRRLSQQHDLNLSQISGSGKNSRITTRDIKNFLDKNADRDFKPVYGQSDAGMPKTSFNEVTPIAAGSEMIPHTTMRKKIAEHMQHSVQTAPHVTSVFDLDMSAIINHRKANKAAFEAQGAKLTFTAYFVAASVMAIKHQPKVNSQFHEEALEVFKHVNLGIGTALGDGGLIVPVIQQCQNMNLLQIAHALTEMTTKARNNQLTQKDVQGGTFTISNHGVSGSLVATPIIINQPQSAILGVGKMEKRVVVQDVNGQDAMVIKPMCYISLTIDHRSLDAHQTNDFLSHFKQVLESWD
- a CDS encoding thiamine pyrophosphate-dependent enzyme; translated protein: MQTETKTNDPKAQSQNTSKHEVSNSELFDWRRVAKDMLTSRALDDLEEFDLVKQKKVLYQFSARGHDLAQILLGQIMTAKKDAVSGYYRSRPLLLSMGIPVEQFLQSTMMRKGGFSNGRDIGVVFNEPNHDGACVLPMSGGVGAQYTPVAGWAQSIEFHRNHLKDKAWDGAMGLVLGGDASVATNGFWSSLTMATTLSLPMMFYIEDNGYGISVPSSFQTPGGNIVKNLASFKGIKLLSGDGTNPEEAAALIAEANEYIRTERKPALLRLTVPRLNGHSAQDTQSYKSADRIAFEKQHDPLPKLKKYLINQNVLTDTEWQNMTNEAIAFCQQTADKVDAQGYADPEDVHSHAFEEKDSDGNPILQLQGGIHLNKPQFPPSSEEVIAEPGRINMVTAIRKTLDFELTHNDKMMVFGEDVGAKGGVHAVTLGLQEKHGEDKVFDTSLSEEGIIGRSLGMSLAGLLPVPEIQFRKYADPAEEQLNETGSMRWRTNNRFAAPMVVRMAGGYFGCGDPWHSQCAEVKWVHAIGWQVAMPSNAEDAVGLMRYALRDNNPTIFFEHRKMLDHMWARRPYPGDQYVVPFGKGKKILSGDRLTVVSWGGMVHMCQTAIEQTGVQADLIDLRTLRPWDKEMVLESVKRTGRCLIVHEDNVSAGFGAEIAAVLAKEAFFYLDAPIERLATADIGNPHDPRLMEHALPNPNSIAERIMELDKV
- a CDS encoding Lrp/AsnC family transcriptional regulator, coding for MDKYDKLIINQLQIDGRISNKDLAEKVALSPAPCWRRVDALQKDGMIKGYSVVLDQEKLGLNITAFAFITLDNHHPETVKVFDQAIKQWPEILECHATSGEHDYLLKIVSKDMQSYNQLIYDNILALPHIRSINTSFSMRQKKRTAHLPLDNIAE